Proteins from one Acidiphilium multivorum AIU301 genomic window:
- a CDS encoding maltotransferase domain-containing protein, with product MNEPAATTANRAPAPVSIRRIDPLASATFDDVATQIADAADLGFDTILIGGPFATDPSRDAASEHDPLLIAPDGGPSMPALARLAGEARRHGLAMCLELRLDQVAPGAALVRRHPGWFTYTADGLAFRFGADGVPDAWWNDLVLRLQEHGLDGLCLLGAHRMPVAAAARLNRDARARNPGWTAIAAPFGAAPPQIASLMGGEFDYIAASSCWWDGEAAWLADDLERIACAGNVASFAVPPLAASQTVADWRLAVAGFLGTAWVMNAAIPPRQRAAVTALNSLRRTEREVFAGRPFSLAPPHAATSLFARFAADGRGLALACTPTGAEPDRHELHAFLAGRAAAPVPVPLEGWNAAGLAWFTTSPLPAHHSPESPRHSVDAPRIAIEAIAPAVDGGRFPVKRMAGEDVTVEADLLCDGHGRLAADLLWRMSGEPAWRRAPMAAIGNDRWRAQFGLSAIGRAEFTIEAWVDRYGTFADELAKKHEAGLDVRLELVEGRQLLDAAIAKSSGEARTVLAECRAGLEPCAPGEQVGKLTAPAIIAAMRDAEERRFLARHEPALPIDSERRAAGFASWYEIFPRSQSGDADRHGTFDDVIAALPRIRAMGFDVLYFPPIHPIGRKNRKGPNNTLVANPGDPGSPYAIGGAEGGHDAIHPELGSFDDFRRLISAAAGQGLEIALDFAIQCAPDHPWLAEHPEWFDWRPDGSIKYAENPPKKYQDIVNVDFYADGARPALWHALRDIVLFWIREGIRIFRVDNPHTKPFPFWEWLIADIRRNHPDVIFLAEAFTRPKIMHRLAKIGFSQSYTYFTWRNSADEMKNYLVELTQSSTRDYFRPHFFVNTPDINPAFLQTCGRPGFLIRAALAATLSGLWGVYNGFELCEAAAPPGTEEYLDSEKYQIRSWDYGRSGNIVAEISLLNRIRRQNPALQSHLGVHFIDCDNDNVLCFEKASPDRSNIVLVAISFDPRRWQTTTIDLPLERYGSSGRDALHLEDLMRGVAFTWHGRQQVVDFDPGELPFSIWRIRK from the coding sequence ATGAACGAGCCGGCCGCGACGACTGCGAACCGGGCGCCCGCCCCCGTCTCGATCCGCCGCATCGATCCCCTGGCGAGCGCGACGTTCGACGATGTCGCGACGCAAATCGCCGATGCGGCGGATCTGGGGTTCGATACCATCCTGATCGGCGGACCGTTCGCCACCGATCCGTCGCGCGACGCCGCCTCCGAGCATGACCCCCTGCTGATTGCGCCCGATGGCGGCCCCTCCATGCCGGCACTCGCCCGGCTTGCGGGCGAGGCCAGGCGGCACGGGCTCGCGATGTGCCTCGAACTCCGGCTCGATCAGGTCGCGCCGGGCGCGGCGCTGGTGCGGCGCCATCCCGGCTGGTTCACCTACACCGCCGACGGGCTGGCGTTCCGCTTCGGCGCGGATGGCGTTCCGGACGCCTGGTGGAACGACCTGGTCCTCCGGCTCCAGGAACACGGTCTGGACGGCCTCTGCCTGCTCGGCGCGCACCGCATGCCGGTGGCGGCGGCCGCCCGGCTGAACCGCGACGCACGAGCGCGCAATCCGGGCTGGACCGCCATCGCCGCCCCCTTCGGCGCGGCGCCGCCGCAGATCGCCAGCCTCATGGGCGGGGAATTTGATTACATCGCCGCATCGTCGTGCTGGTGGGATGGCGAGGCCGCCTGGCTCGCCGACGATCTCGAACGGATCGCCTGCGCGGGCAACGTGGCCAGCTTCGCCGTGCCGCCGCTCGCGGCGTCGCAAACCGTCGCGGACTGGCGCCTCGCCGTCGCGGGCTTTCTCGGCACGGCCTGGGTGATGAACGCCGCCATTCCGCCCCGCCAGCGCGCCGCCGTGACGGCGCTCAACAGCTTGCGTCGGACCGAGCGCGAGGTGTTCGCGGGGCGGCCCTTCAGCCTCGCGCCGCCGCACGCGGCAACATCCCTGTTTGCCCGCTTCGCGGCCGATGGCCGCGGACTGGCGCTCGCCTGCACCCCAACGGGTGCCGAGCCCGATCGCCACGAACTGCATGCGTTTCTGGCCGGCCGGGCCGCGGCGCCTGTTCCGGTCCCGCTCGAGGGATGGAACGCCGCCGGCCTTGCCTGGTTCACGACCTCGCCGCTGCCCGCCCACCATTCACCGGAATCCCCGCGCCATTCGGTCGATGCGCCGCGCATCGCGATCGAGGCGATTGCGCCGGCCGTCGACGGCGGCCGCTTCCCGGTGAAGCGGATGGCCGGTGAAGACGTGACGGTCGAGGCCGATCTCCTTTGCGACGGCCACGGCCGCCTCGCGGCCGACCTGCTCTGGCGGATGTCCGGCGAGCCAGCCTGGCGGCGCGCGCCGATGGCGGCCATCGGCAACGATCGCTGGCGCGCCCAATTCGGGCTGAGCGCGATCGGCCGCGCCGAATTCACCATCGAGGCATGGGTGGATCGCTACGGCACCTTCGCCGACGAGCTCGCGAAGAAACACGAGGCCGGCCTCGATGTCCGGCTTGAGCTTGTTGAAGGCCGGCAGTTGCTGGACGCCGCGATCGCAAAATCCAGCGGTGAGGCCAGAACCGTTCTGGCCGAATGCCGAGCGGGGCTCGAACCCTGCGCTCCCGGAGAGCAGGTCGGAAAACTGACCGCGCCCGCCATCATCGCCGCGATGCGCGATGCCGAGGAGCGTCGCTTCCTGGCACGGCACGAACCCGCCTTGCCGATCGATTCCGAGCGTCGCGCCGCGGGTTTCGCGAGCTGGTACGAAATCTTCCCCCGCAGCCAGAGCGGCGACGCCGATCGCCACGGCACCTTCGACGACGTGATCGCCGCATTGCCGCGAATCCGCGCCATGGGATTCGATGTCCTGTATTTCCCGCCGATCCATCCCATCGGCCGGAAGAACCGCAAGGGGCCGAACAACACGCTCGTCGCCAATCCCGGCGATCCGGGAAGCCCCTACGCCATCGGCGGTGCCGAGGGCGGACATGACGCGATCCATCCCGAGCTCGGCTCGTTCGACGATTTTCGCCGCCTGATCTCTGCGGCGGCCGGGCAGGGCCTCGAAATCGCGCTGGACTTCGCCATCCAGTGCGCTCCGGACCATCCATGGCTGGCCGAGCACCCGGAATGGTTCGACTGGCGGCCGGACGGCTCGATCAAGTATGCCGAAAATCCGCCGAAGAAATACCAGGATATCGTGAATGTCGATTTCTACGCCGATGGCGCGCGACCCGCGCTCTGGCACGCCTTGCGCGATATCGTCCTCTTCTGGATCCGCGAGGGGATACGGATCTTTCGCGTCGACAATCCGCATACCAAGCCGTTCCCGTTCTGGGAGTGGCTGATCGCCGATATCCGGCGGAACCATCCCGACGTGATCTTTCTCGCCGAGGCCTTCACCCGGCCGAAGATCATGCATCGCCTGGCGAAGATCGGATTCTCGCAATCCTACACCTATTTCACCTGGCGAAATTCTGCTGACGAAATGAAAAATTACCTCGTCGAACTGACGCAGTCATCGACACGGGACTATTTCCGTCCCCATTTCTTCGTCAACACGCCGGACATAAATCCCGCGTTCCTGCAGACATGCGGCCGCCCCGGCTTCCTGATCCGCGCGGCCCTCGCCGCGACGCTGTCCGGCCTCTGGGGCGTCTATAACGGCTTCGAGCTCTGCGAAGCCGCCGCGCCGCCAGGGACGGAGGAATATCTCGATTCGGAAAAATACCAGATCAGAAGCTGGGATTATGGGCGGTCCGGAAATATCGTGGCGGAAATTTCCCTGCTCAACCGGATCCGCCGGCAGAACCCGGCCCTGCAAAGCCACCTCGGCGTGCACTTCATCGATTGCGATAATGACAACGTCCTGTGCTTCGAAAAGGCCAGTCCGGATCGCTCGAACATCGTGCTGGTCGCAATCAGTTTCGATCCCCGCCGGTGGCAGACAACCACGATCGACCTCCCTCTCGAACGCTACGGGTCTTCCGGGCGGGATGCCCTGCATCTCGAAGATCTCATGCGCGGCGTCGCATTCACCTGGCACGGGCGGCAGCAGGTCGTCGATTTCGACCCGGGCGAACTACCCTTCAGCATCTGGAGGATTCGCAAATGA
- the treS gene encoding maltose alpha-D-glucosyltransferase has product MTSLTDQIIRPQANMFDPLWYKDAVIYQVHVKSFFDKNNDGVGDFAGLTEKLDYIAELGVTAVWILPFYPSPRRDDGYDISAYRAVHPEYGSLGDLRRFIDAAHRRGLRVITELVVNHTSDQHPWFQRARHARPGSSARNYYVWSDTDRKYDGTRIIFLDTEKSNWTWDPVAGAYYWHRFYSHQPDLNFDNPRVLQEVLGIMRFWLDLGVDGMRLDAVPYLIERDGTNNENLPETHAILKQIRAALDAHAPGRMLLAEANQWPEDARPYFGEGDECHMAFHFPLMPRMYMAIAQEDRFPISDIMRQTPEIPENCQWAVFLRNHDELTLEMVTDKERDYLWETYAADRRARINLGIRRRLAPLLERDRRRIELMNGLLLSMPGTPVIYYGDEIGMGDNIHLGDRDGVRTPMQWSPDRNGGFSRADPAALVLPPIMDPLYGYQALNVEAQAKDPYSLLNWMRRMLAVRRRHRAFGRGSLRFLYPGNRKVLAYVREWTDQDGGEETILCVYNLARTAQAVELDLAAFDGRIPLDLIGGAPFPPVGQLPYMLTLPPFAFYWFSLTTEAAMPFWRIQPSEPLPDYITLVMRLGLADLVAVDSRHSLETEILPPYLQRRRWFAAKDRHVRSVTIANAHMLGTAEDDFLLCEIEVEFAGEGRGDVYLLPLAVVWDDGPVASIVQQLALARIRRHRRVGYLTDAFAVDRFCHDIIARLRTKSCISLDSGRLSYEPTALIDDLPPLDDAEIRRFSAEQSNSSLIVGDAAVMKILRRTERGIHPETEMSRFLTDASFANIPALLGDVVRLDPDGERRTLIVVQQFVRNQGDAWQWTLDVLGRAVDGAIHAELRDPGGIDPLSGYLSFVSVIGRRLAEMHSVLAQFGTGPDFAPEQAGEAEIAAWAEGAKGQLDAAVAAVEQMADRAGPETQGLIRRLRDERTAIETRLRRLAEAGAGTLLTRVHGDFHLGQVLVAQGDAFIIDFEGEPIKPIAERRKKSSPLRDVAGLLRSLDYAAATVERAAFAASERGEDRQQAMIARFRTDATAVFIEAYRAVAMTAPRPWITEAAWRDVLALFMIEKAAYEICYEAANRPGWIDIPLSGLVRIHERHEGGGDAGIG; this is encoded by the coding sequence ATGACATCATTGACCGATCAGATCATTCGACCCCAGGCGAACATGTTCGATCCGCTCTGGTACAAGGACGCGGTGATCTATCAGGTTCACGTCAAATCGTTCTTCGACAAGAACAACGATGGCGTCGGCGACTTTGCCGGCTTGACCGAAAAGCTCGATTATATCGCCGAACTCGGCGTGACGGCCGTCTGGATCCTGCCGTTCTATCCCTCGCCGCGCCGCGATGACGGATACGACATCAGCGCCTATCGCGCGGTTCATCCCGAATACGGCTCGCTTGGCGACCTGCGGCGTTTCATCGACGCGGCGCACCGCCGCGGCTTGCGCGTCATTACCGAACTCGTCGTCAACCACACGTCCGATCAGCACCCCTGGTTCCAGCGCGCACGGCATGCCCGGCCGGGCTCGTCGGCGCGGAACTACTATGTCTGGTCCGACACCGACCGGAAATACGACGGCACACGCATCATCTTTCTCGATACCGAGAAATCGAACTGGACGTGGGATCCGGTGGCGGGAGCCTATTACTGGCATCGGTTCTACAGTCACCAGCCAGATCTCAATTTCGACAATCCGCGTGTCCTGCAGGAAGTGCTGGGCATCATGCGCTTCTGGCTCGATCTCGGTGTGGACGGCATGCGGCTCGATGCGGTCCCCTACCTGATCGAGCGTGACGGAACGAACAACGAAAATCTCCCCGAAACCCACGCCATCCTGAAGCAGATCCGCGCCGCGCTCGATGCCCATGCGCCCGGGCGGATGCTCCTCGCCGAAGCCAATCAATGGCCCGAGGACGCCCGCCCCTATTTCGGCGAAGGCGACGAGTGCCACATGGCGTTTCATTTCCCGCTGATGCCGCGCATGTATATGGCGATCGCCCAGGAGGACCGCTTCCCCATTTCCGACATCATGCGCCAGACACCGGAGATTCCGGAAAACTGCCAGTGGGCGGTGTTCCTGCGCAACCACGACGAGCTCACGCTCGAAATGGTTACGGACAAGGAACGTGATTACCTTTGGGAAACCTACGCCGCCGATCGCCGGGCGCGGATCAATCTCGGCATTCGCCGCCGCCTCGCCCCACTGCTCGAACGGGACCGGCGCCGCATCGAGCTGATGAACGGCCTGCTGCTGTCGATGCCCGGCACGCCGGTCATCTACTATGGCGATGAGATCGGCATGGGCGACAACATCCATCTCGGGGACCGGGACGGGGTGCGAACGCCGATGCAGTGGTCGCCCGACCGCAATGGCGGCTTCTCGCGCGCGGACCCGGCCGCCCTCGTCCTGCCGCCGATCATGGATCCGCTCTACGGCTATCAGGCGCTGAATGTCGAGGCGCAGGCGAAGGATCCGTATTCGCTGCTGAACTGGATGCGCAGGATGCTCGCCGTCCGCCGCCGGCATCGCGCATTCGGGCGCGGCAGCTTGCGCTTTCTCTATCCCGGTAACCGGAAGGTGCTCGCCTATGTGCGGGAGTGGACCGATCAGGACGGCGGAGAGGAAACGATACTCTGCGTCTACAACCTCGCCCGCACCGCCCAGGCGGTCGAACTCGACCTCGCGGCCTTCGATGGCCGAATTCCGCTCGACCTCATCGGCGGCGCGCCGTTCCCGCCGGTGGGCCAGCTTCCCTACATGCTGACCCTGCCGCCATTCGCATTCTACTGGTTCAGCCTGACGACCGAAGCGGCGATGCCCTTCTGGCGCATCCAGCCGTCGGAGCCGCTGCCCGATTACATCACCCTCGTCATGCGGCTCGGCCTCGCCGACCTCGTTGCCGTCGACAGCCGGCACAGTCTCGAGACCGAAATTCTCCCGCCCTATCTCCAGCGCCGGCGCTGGTTCGCCGCGAAGGACAGGCATGTCCGGAGCGTGACGATCGCCAATGCCCATATGCTCGGCACGGCGGAGGATGATTTCCTGCTCTGCGAAATCGAGGTTGAGTTCGCGGGCGAGGGGAGGGGGGATGTGTATCTCCTGCCGCTCGCGGTGGTCTGGGATGACGGCCCGGTTGCAAGTATCGTCCAGCAGCTCGCCTTGGCCCGCATTCGCCGGCACCGCCGGGTCGGCTATCTGACGGACGCATTTGCGGTCGACCGCTTCTGCCACGACATCATCGCCAGATTGAGGACAAAATCCTGCATCTCGCTCGACTCGGGCCGGCTCAGCTATGAACCCACCGCGCTGATCGACGACCTGCCGCCGCTCGACGATGCGGAAATCCGCCGCTTTTCCGCCGAACAATCCAACAGTTCCCTGATCGTCGGCGACGCCGCGGTCATGAAGATCCTGCGGCGGACGGAGCGCGGGATTCATCCCGAGACCGAAATGAGCCGCTTTCTGACCGACGCGTCCTTTGCGAACATTCCCGCATTGCTGGGCGATGTCGTGCGGCTCGATCCGGATGGCGAACGGCGCACACTGATCGTCGTCCAGCAGTTTGTCCGCAACCAGGGCGATGCCTGGCAGTGGACGCTGGATGTCCTCGGGCGCGCGGTCGATGGCGCGATTCACGCCGAACTCCGCGACCCCGGCGGGATCGATCCGCTCTCCGGCTATCTCTCCTTCGTCTCGGTGATCGGACGGCGCCTCGCGGAGATGCACTCGGTCCTCGCGCAGTTCGGCACCGGACCCGATTTCGCGCCCGAACAGGCCGGCGAGGCCGAGATCGCGGCATGGGCCGAGGGCGCGAAAGGCCAGCTGGACGCCGCCGTCGCCGCGGTCGAGCAGATGGCCGACCGGGCCGGGCCAGAAACGCAAGGCCTGATCCGGCGCCTGCGCGACGAGCGGACGGCGATCGAAACCCGATTGCGGCGCCTCGCCGAGGCGGGCGCCGGAACCCTGCTGACCCGTGTGCATGGCGACTTTCATCTCGGCCAGGTTCTGGTGGCGCAGGGCGATGCGTTCATCATCGATTTCGAAGGCGAGCCCATCAAGCCGATTGCCGAGCGGCGAAAGAAATCCTCTCCCCTGCGTGATGTCGCCGGGCTGCTGCGATCCCTCGATTACGCGGCCGCCACCGTGGAGCGCGCGGCTTTCGCGGCCAGCGAACGCGGCGAAGACCGTCAGCAGGCCATGATCGCGCGCTTTCGCACCGATGCCACCGCGG